CGCATTGAATCACAAACCCCTCACCAAAGGCGAGGGGTTTGTCAGCGGTCTGAGGTGCGGGAATCTAACCCGCACCTTTTAACGATCAGCAGACAGAACGGCTTTATTGAGCCAGTTCCATATATCGTTGCCGGACTTGCGGATCGGCCTGAATAAGGTTTGCGATCTGGTTGTATTCCTGAACGCTCAAATCCGTTTCCTGAACGGCCTCGACCATCTGCTCATTGGCCTGCTGCTGCAGGGACTGAATTTTCTCCTGGGACTCGACGCCTTGCGCCTGCCTCTGGAACTGTGCCTGAACTTCTCCGATCGCAGCCTGAGCCTTGGCAAACTCCTGCAACTGCTCGGTGGTGACATTCACCTGCTGCTGTTGCTGACCTTGCGGCGGCACACTGCGATCCTGCGCATTGGCGACAGCGGACACGCCGCCCGTCAGCAAGCCGATGGCGGCGGTCGTCGCAAGAATTCTGTTTTTCAGTGAAAGCATGTCGATAGCTCCATTTGTTATTGGATTGTATTCGCCTTCCTGTGACAGGGGAGCGGTGAAAAAAGTTCCAACTTTTTTCTACGGCACGTCCAGTAAGCCAGGTCAGATCGTGTTACTGTCTTAATAGCGATATGCGTTCCGGGCATTTCGCGCGCATGTTTCATTTCGTGCGACGCCGTCTTGCATATGAATGTCGCATTTTTTTGGAACTTTTCTGACACGGCCGCTGTCTTACCGTTTTGCAGGGGTAAAGGCGTCTGGGATTTTATGAAGCAGAGCCAGAATGAACGCCGGGAAATCAACTGGATGATCGCGCGGGAAATTCCGGCGTTACGCCGTTATGCCCGGATCCTGATGCGTGGTACCGGGGACAAGGACGATCTGGTGCAGGATACGCTGGAGCGCGCCATCAGGAAAAGCCACACATGGCGGCGCGAGGGCAGCATCAGAAGCTGGCTGTACCGTGTGCAGTATACCGTCTTTCTGAACCGCTATCGAAAGCAGGCGAACCTGAAAGAGGTGGCTGCGGAAAACATGAGCCAAAGCCCGGCCATGACGGTAAACGCATCGCAGGATGCGAAACTGGAATGCAACAGGATATTAAAAGCACTGGAATATCTGAAGCCACGGCATAGAGAGGTTTTGTTGCTGGTCGCTGTCGAAGGGTTTTCCTATGATCAGGCGGCGCGGATCATGGATATACCGGTCGGTACGGTGCGCTCCCGACTGGCGCGGGCCAGGGAAGATTTGCGCGCCGAAATGAAAAACACGGCGTTACGCAATCATGATCAAAAGACACAGACCTCTGTGAAGGTAACATCATGACAATCACAAACGACAACATACAGCCCCTGGAGATTATCGATGAGCGCGATCTGCACGCCTATGTGGACGGGCTTCTGGACGATCGGCGCGCCCGCAAGGTGGAGGAGTATTTGAAACGCCACCCGGAAAAAGCGGCGGAAGTGCGGGACTATATCGAATATGACAAGCTGCTGCGCAAGGCTTGCGAGGATGAAACCGATGCGGCTGTGCCACAGCGTTTGTTGTCCATCCTTGGCCGACCGGCGGGAAGTATGTTGCCTGCGGTGAGCAGGATTGCCGCCGTTGTCGTTCTTTGCGTCCTGTCGGCCGGAGGCGGATGGCTGGGCGCTTATCAGAGTGGCGGCGTTGTCTCCAAAGAAGACGGCATGGTGCGTAATTTCCTGAATCAGGTTGCTGCGAATACCGAACCGCCTTTTGAGGCAATGCCTGTTCAAAAACTGGAAATCAATGCCGAAACGCAGACCGATCCTCTCAACTGGCTGACACAGAAAGTGGCGCTGGAAATGCAGGCGCCGAATCTCTCGCCGGCCGGGTATTCGCTGGAGCAGCGGCGCCTGGTCACACGCGGATCGCAGAAATTTGTCGAGCTCAAATATACCGATTCATCCGGCGCTGCGATCAGGCTCTACGTGAAAACCCGCTGGGAAAAAGACGCGCCAACCATCGAGTTTGCGCAGGAAGCAGACCAGTCCATTGCGTACTGGCAGGAAGGACCGCTGGTTTACGCGCTCTCCGGCGCGCTTGACCGTCGCCTCGCCGTAAAAATTGCCGAGATGGTACGCACCTCCATGACCGATGTTCCGGACACGTCGCCGCAGGTGCAGGATGTGCAGATTATGGCGCCACAACCCGTACAGCCCTTGCTACCCGTGCAACCCGTGCAGCAACCGAAAACGGATTACGACGCTCAGTCCGTCAGCCCGATCGCCCCGCAAAAAACGAATGCGGTCGACAGGCAGTATTAACGGTTGAAGAATCGCGCTTTTTTGAAAACTTCGGCAACAGGTCGCTGAACAACACCTCGCAATTGCGAGGCGGATACTGGATCGCCAGAAGCGGTCCCAACCAAACACGTCGTGATGCCGCCATAATGCGGATCGTCGGCAACCTTTCGCGCAGCCGTTCGCGCGGACGCCGCACCCGGGCCGGACATATGGAAACTGGCGGATGGGGTGGGATTCGAACCCACGAAGAGCGTAAACCCTTGCCGGTTTTCAAGACCGGTCCCTTCAACCACTCGGGCACCCATCCGCGACGGGGGCGTGCATATCACGATTGCGGCAGGGCGTTACAGCCCCTTTGCGAATTATCATTCATTTAGCCGTTATTGATTTAGATCAGGGTGGCCTCTCTGGTCCTCCCTATGTTCGCCGTGCCGGAGCAGGGGAAAGAAAAGGCGCAGGCCAAACCAGTACGACCTTGACGGAGCCGCCCGTCATATCTTGCTGGAAGACGAAATCCTAAAAAATTGCAGCAAGTTCATATTTTTATCGATATTATCTCAAGCAATAGATTAAAAAAACTTGCGGTAGCGGGTCATTTGACGCCGGGGGTCTTCAGGTAATTGGCGCAGGGATAGCGGCTGTTCAGTGCCGCCATGACAATTTCGGGAAATGACATGCTCGAGGCGTCGTTGACGGTGTTCGCCCAATGCATGAACACCCGGCGCCCTTCGTCAATCGTCAGGGTCCGGGGCGGGCAGATAACCCGCCTGTCCGGGTCCTGCCGCGACATTTCCACATGCGCGTTCATCAGCGCGGTCACGACCGTACCGCAGGTTGCCTGGCTATTCGCATTCGGCGACCGGCACAGGTCGATAAAATTGCCGCCCAGCATGTTGGTCGGTTCCTGCGCCGCCACAGGTGCAATCCACACGAAGCAAACCGTGAAAATCGCTGCAATCGTTACCGCACTGGTCATGGCCCGCACCTCTTCCGGTAAAAGGTCCGATACAAGGGATTATACAGGTCTCCTTTGCATAGGCTACCATGACGGCGTTCGATCGCGTAGTGGAAGGATCGCACCGGTGCGTAATACCTTCAGGGACCTGCTCCAGGTCGTGCATGATTATCTGAACGATCCCGAAACGCGATGGCCCATCGCCGGCATGGCCGGCCCATCGGCGACGCAGGGGGAAAATCCGGAAACGCGACTTGACTATACGGGCGGCCAGGTTCTGACGGCGCGCGGCGCCATGCGCATCGCCCTGCCGTCGAACACAAGGCTGGCGCCGTGCGAGGCGCCAAGCGACGACGGGCTGTGGGTCCAGGCGTCGCTGCTGTGCCTGCCGGCCGACGAGGCGGCGATGGCGGAACGACCGGGCCTGACCGAACTGGGCTTCGACCTGCTGGCTGCCCGCCCCGAGGACCGGCTCGGCGTTCTGTTCGATCTCGGCACCGGGCCACCCGAAGCCGAATTCTGCGTGCGTACGGCGGACCCCGGGCTGCTGGAGTTCCTGAAAAGCCGGATCGGCCGCGACCCGTCGTCGTCCCCGGACATTATGGATACCATCCGGGAGGCGCGCGCGGACCGTGTCGTACAGTCGCGGCTGGGCCGGATCGAATCCTTCGGTACGGCGCCGACGCCGGTCGAACATATGGACCGCTTCTCGCCGCCTGAAGGCTGGCGTTCGGGACTGGCATTCATTTCGCCACAGCGTATGGCGGATGGGAAAATGGACCGGGCCACATTCGAAACCTTCCGCATCCTGCAGAACAGTTTCGCCGACCCGGCCCTCGCGCGGTTCCGGCAATCGGTGTGCGCGGCGGTCCGCGCCGGCGCGGCGCCGGACAGCCTGCCTGACAGCGACGCGCCGCATCCCGATGCCTTGCGCCTGACCCTGCGGCAGATGGAATACACCGACGGGCCGTCGGCAAGCCTGGCCGCCTGGCGCGCCGTGTATGATAGCTCCTGAGGACCGCAGCGGATATTTCCCGTGAGCCGGGGCGGGGGCTATCCTATGCCGGGGCAACGTGGTTTGCTCAGCGGCGGTTTTCAGATACATCGGCACAGGCTGACGCCCCGCAATAACAGAAATAGAGTCCAGGAATCCTCATGAGCACCATGAACGAACAGCCGGAAAAGCAGTTATTCGCCGAATCGATGGGCGACGGTCCGGCCCTGGGGCGTCTGAAGGGACGCCGTATCCTCATCGTCGGCGCGGGCCAGCGCGGCGATACGTCCAGCACCAGCCTGCTCGGCAACGGGCGCGCCATCAGCCGCGTGTTCGGTCGCGAGGGCGCCCATGTGGCCTGCGCGGACATGAACGCGGAAGCCGCCGCCGCGATCGCGCGGGAAATCACCGATGCGGGCGGCAAGGCGACGCCGGTGACCGCGGATGTCGCGATCCCCGAGGACGTGACCCGCATGGTGGCCGAAGCGGCGGACGCCATGGGCGGTATGGACGGCATCGTGCTCAATGTCGGGATCAGCGGCACGCCGGCCGGGCTGCAGGGGCAGACCGTGGAACGCTGGGACCGCGCCTTCGCCATCAACCTGCGCAGCCATATGCTGACCTGCCAGGCGGCGTTCCCGATCCTGGCGCCCGGATCGTCGATCATCTTCATTTCCTCCGCCGCCGCTATCCGGCCGGGCGGCATGAAGCCGGATTACGACACCTCCAAGGCGGCGCTGGGCGGGCTGATGCGCCATGTCGCCATGGAAGGCGAACCCAGGGGATTCCGCGCCAATGTGCTGCTGCTCGGCATGGTCGACACGCCGATGGGCGCGGCCGCTTCGGCGGCGAACCCGAACCGGTCGAAACGCTGGATACCCTACGGGCGACAGGCGACCGCCTGGGAAACCGGCAATACCGCACTCTTCCTGATGTCGCATGAGGCGTCTTATGTGAACGGCCACATCCTGGTCATGGATGGCGGCCGCACCACGATTCGCAACACGTGATTTCCGCCATACGGGTATCCGTCTGATGGCGGGAACGCCCCTGACCGCGTCCGTGCGCGGTATCCTGTGCATGGTTGCGGGGATGGCCCTGCTGACCCTGAATAACGCGTTTCTCAAAACGCTCACGC
This Alphaproteobacteria bacterium DNA region includes the following protein-coding sequences:
- a CDS encoding DUF4168 domain-containing protein, translating into MLSLKNRILATTAAIGLLTGGVSAVANAQDRSVPPQGQQQQQVNVTTEQLQEFAKAQAAIGEVQAQFQRQAQGVESQEKIQSLQQQANEQMVEAVQETDLSVQEYNQIANLIQADPQVRQRYMELAQ
- a CDS encoding RNA polymerase sigma factor; the encoded protein is MNVAFFWNFSDTAAVLPFCRGKGVWDFMKQSQNERREINWMIAREIPALRRYARILMRGTGDKDDLVQDTLERAIRKSHTWRREGSIRSWLYRVQYTVFLNRYRKQANLKEVAAENMSQSPAMTVNASQDAKLECNRILKALEYLKPRHREVLLLVAVEGFSYDQAARIMDIPVGTVRSRLARAREDLRAEMKNTALRNHDQKTQTSVKVTS
- a CDS encoding Rap1a/Tai family immunity protein, with amino-acid sequence MTSAVTIAAIFTVCFVWIAPVAAQEPTNMLGGNFIDLCRSPNANSQATCGTVVTALMNAHVEMSRQDPDRRVICPPRTLTIDEGRRVFMHWANTVNDASSMSFPEIVMAALNSRYPCANYLKTPGVK
- a CDS encoding SDR family oxidoreductase, coding for MSTMNEQPEKQLFAESMGDGPALGRLKGRRILIVGAGQRGDTSSTSLLGNGRAISRVFGREGAHVACADMNAEAAAAIAREITDAGGKATPVTADVAIPEDVTRMVAEAADAMGGMDGIVLNVGISGTPAGLQGQTVERWDRAFAINLRSHMLTCQAAFPILAPGSSIIFISSAAAIRPGGMKPDYDTSKAALGGLMRHVAMEGEPRGFRANVLLLGMVDTPMGAAASAANPNRSKRWIPYGRQATAWETGNTALFLMSHEASYVNGHILVMDGGRTTIRNT